From Methylopila sp. M107, a single genomic window includes:
- the solA gene encoding N-methyl-L-tryptophan oxidase, producing the protein MLTETEFVIVGLGAMGAASAYQLAKRDTSVVGVDRFAPPHDLGSSHGETRITRAAVGEGGAYAPLVAASHRIWRELEAETGEDLFRACGAIVIAPGSGASSHHGKPDFVARSTEVAVENGIPHETMTGAEAKKRFPQFVGLSGDEKVYYEPGGGYVFPEKCIGAQLARAAALGAEIRTGEEVLSLAQDGDRVVVETSRGKIIARHAIVSAGGWASNLLGSPFDRLLTVNRQVLHWFELDDMSAYSTDAPVFIWMHGPGDVDYLYGFPPLPGDPRIKVATEQYAASTTADDLVRDVGAEESGWMHETHVAGRLADASTRVAKAAACLYTVTPDNGFIIDRHPHMDRVVAISACSGHGFKHSAGIGEAVAKAVVDGAWGPLEAFSVGRFGG; encoded by the coding sequence ATGCTCACGGAAACCGAATTCGTCATCGTCGGCCTCGGCGCCATGGGCGCGGCCTCAGCCTATCAGCTGGCGAAGCGCGACACGTCGGTCGTCGGGGTCGACCGGTTCGCGCCCCCGCATGACCTCGGCTCCAGCCATGGCGAGACGCGCATCACGCGCGCCGCCGTCGGCGAAGGCGGGGCCTATGCGCCGCTGGTCGCGGCCTCGCACCGGATCTGGCGGGAGCTGGAGGCCGAGACCGGCGAGGACCTGTTCCGGGCCTGCGGCGCGATCGTGATCGCGCCGGGATCGGGCGCGAGTTCGCATCACGGCAAGCCGGACTTCGTCGCCCGCTCGACCGAGGTCGCGGTCGAGAACGGCATCCCGCACGAGACCATGACGGGCGCCGAGGCCAAGAAGCGCTTCCCGCAATTCGTGGGGCTGAGCGGCGACGAAAAAGTCTATTACGAGCCCGGCGGCGGCTATGTGTTCCCCGAAAAATGCATCGGCGCGCAGCTCGCGCGCGCCGCGGCGCTCGGCGCCGAGATCCGGACCGGCGAGGAAGTGCTGTCGCTGGCGCAGGACGGCGACCGCGTGGTGGTCGAGACCTCGCGGGGGAAAATCATCGCGCGGCACGCGATCGTCTCGGCCGGCGGCTGGGCCTCGAACCTGCTGGGCTCCCCGTTCGACCGGCTGCTCACCGTCAACCGCCAGGTGCTGCACTGGTTCGAGCTCGACGACATGTCGGCCTATTCCACCGACGCGCCCGTCTTCATCTGGATGCACGGGCCCGGCGACGTCGACTATCTTTACGGCTTCCCGCCCCTGCCGGGCGATCCGAGGATCAAGGTCGCGACCGAGCAGTACGCGGCCTCCACGACCGCCGACGATCTTGTGCGCGACGTCGGCGCCGAGGAGAGCGGCTGGATGCACGAGACCCATGTCGCGGGCCGCCTCGCCGACGCCTCGACCCGCGTCGCGAAGGCCGCCGCCTGCCTTTACACGGTGACGCCCGACAACGGCTTCATCATCGACCGGCATCCGCACATGGACCGCGTCGTCGCGATCTCCGCCTGCTCGGGCCACGGCTTCAAGCATTCGGCGGGCATCGGCGAGGCTGTGGCGAAGGCCGTCGTCGACGGCGCGTGGGGCCCGCTCGAAGCGTTTTCGGTCGGGCGGTTCGGCGGCTGA
- a CDS encoding plastocyanin/azurin family copper-binding protein — protein sequence MRSVLLAALCVALPLSVARAADPVEILKDPATVTGEITEVPIDSMSFTVPEVKIKSGQIVRWKNQEAGTAHNVHFRAGPAKTIPGAMGPMLNTGDSYAVKFIEPGTYNYICTPHSAVMKGKVIVE from the coding sequence ATGCGTTCAGTCTTGCTCGCGGCGCTGTGCGTCGCGCTGCCGCTCAGCGTCGCCCGCGCCGCCGATCCCGTCGAGATCCTGAAGGACCCGGCGACCGTCACGGGCGAGATCACCGAGGTGCCGATCGACAGCATGTCGTTCACGGTGCCGGAGGTGAAGATCAAGTCCGGCCAGATCGTGCGCTGGAAGAACCAGGAAGCCGGGACCGCCCACAACGTCCACTTCCGCGCCGGCCCCGCCAAGACGATTCCCGGCGCCATGGGTCCTATGCTGAACACGGGCGACTCTTACGCCGTGAAGTTCATCGAGCCAGGCACATACAACTACATCTGCACGCCGCATTCGGCGGTGATGAAGGGTAAGGTCATCGTCGAGTGA
- a CDS encoding PHB depolymerase family esterase has translation MVRRSFAASLTRAYRRNLGAMAKATVKASVKNATRAAGQVSKQAARAAAEQLRPPPGDGDWLGGVAVGPGGARRYHLFRPARLRFAFAETPPLMVMLHGCGQTGRGFAAATRMNSLAAREGFLVLYPEQELLAHSNNCWNWYDVASGKSLAEAATLMAAIDQVCLLYRADPARVAVAGLSAGAGMAALLATHYPARFKAVVMHSGVAPGAATSPKMALGAMRGQRAPSIPRTLGLPPLLVLHGDRDAVVSSRNAVAAAAMWAVAMDARPAGTRAVQRGRRHAMRVTDFKRRGRTMVTLCDVTGLGHAWSGGAPKHAYSDPEGPDATRMAWAFAARQFRATPAR, from the coding sequence ATGGTCCGCCGGTCCTTCGCAGCCTCCCTGACCCGCGCCTATCGGCGAAACCTCGGCGCGATGGCGAAGGCGACCGTCAAGGCGTCGGTGAAGAACGCGACGCGGGCCGCGGGCCAGGTGTCGAAGCAGGCGGCCCGCGCCGCCGCCGAGCAGCTCCGGCCTCCGCCCGGCGACGGGGACTGGCTTGGAGGCGTCGCGGTCGGGCCCGGCGGCGCGCGCCGCTACCACCTGTTCCGCCCGGCGCGCCTGCGCTTCGCCTTCGCCGAGACGCCGCCGCTGATGGTCATGCTGCATGGCTGCGGTCAGACCGGGCGGGGGTTCGCGGCGGCGACGCGCATGAACAGCCTCGCGGCGCGGGAAGGGTTCCTCGTGCTCTACCCCGAGCAGGAGCTGCTGGCGCACTCCAACAACTGCTGGAACTGGTACGACGTCGCATCCGGCAAATCGCTCGCCGAGGCCGCGACCCTGATGGCGGCGATCGATCAGGTCTGCCTGCTCTATCGGGCGGACCCGGCGCGCGTCGCCGTGGCGGGGCTGTCGGCCGGGGCCGGCATGGCGGCGCTGCTCGCGACGCACTATCCGGCACGGTTCAAGGCTGTGGTCATGCACTCAGGCGTCGCGCCAGGCGCTGCGACCTCGCCCAAAATGGCGTTGGGCGCGATGCGAGGCCAGCGTGCGCCGTCGATCCCGAGAACGCTCGGGCTGCCGCCGCTGCTGGTGCTGCATGGCGACCGCGACGCCGTGGTGTCGTCCCGCAACGCCGTGGCCGCCGCCGCCATGTGGGCGGTTGCGATGGATGCGCGGCCCGCGGGAACGCGCGCGGTGCAGCGCGGGCGCCGCCATGCGATGCGGGTGACCGATTTCAAGCGCCGCGGCCGGACGATGGTGACGCTGTGCGACGTCACCGGCCTCGGCCACGCCTGGAGCGGCGGCGCGCCGAAACACGCCTATAGCGACCCTGAGGGACCGGACGCGACCAGAATGGCGTGGGCGTTCGCGGCGAGGCAGTTCCGCGCGACGCCCGCCCGATAG
- the tmpT gene encoding thiopurine S-methyltransferase, whose product MDGDFWRAKWRNEELGWHRATPNPMLVRHVSALGLRTGARVFVPLCGKTVDIGWLRDNGCRVVAVELVESAVKQLFAGLGLAPEIRSDGALKRYVADGVDVFVGDLFDLDAAALGEVDAVYDRAALVALPPETRVAYAARLAAITVRAPQLLVTFDYDQNAMNGPPFSVTDAEVAALYGVAYDVERLQSAEVEGGLKGFCPATETVWSLT is encoded by the coding sequence ATGGACGGCGATTTCTGGCGGGCCAAGTGGCGGAACGAGGAGCTCGGATGGCATCGCGCGACGCCGAACCCGATGCTGGTCAGGCATGTGTCTGCGCTCGGCCTGAGGACCGGCGCGCGGGTTTTCGTGCCGCTCTGCGGCAAGACCGTCGACATCGGCTGGCTGCGCGACAACGGATGTCGCGTCGTGGCCGTCGAGCTGGTCGAGAGCGCGGTGAAGCAGCTGTTCGCCGGGCTCGGGCTCGCGCCTGAGATCCGGTCGGACGGCGCGCTGAAACGCTACGTCGCAGACGGCGTGGACGTGTTCGTCGGCGACCTGTTCGACCTCGACGCCGCAGCGCTGGGCGAGGTCGACGCGGTGTACGACCGCGCCGCGCTGGTCGCGTTGCCGCCTGAGACGCGCGTCGCCTATGCGGCGCGTTTGGCGGCCATCACCGTCCGCGCGCCGCAACTGCTCGTCACCTTCGACTACGACCAGAACGCGATGAACGGGCCGCCGTTTTCCGTGACGGACGCGGAAGTCGCTGCGCTCTACGGCGTCGCCTATGACGTCGAGCGCCTGCAAAGCGCCGAGGTCGAGGGCGGGCTGAAGGGCTTCTGCCCGGCGACCGAGACGGTGTGGTCGCTGACCTGA
- a CDS encoding cytochrome b/b6 domain-containing protein, whose translation MPREARFRDTPARYGRVTRALHALTAALVLWQFAIVASYKIFGETPWLNAIARFGPHVYVGLAIGALALARIAWAFGAAGRRPKPASALAAATHRTMYGLMLVVPSIAVVRVWAKGKGWTIMGVQIFEATGVVATGVVAVVDLLHGPLSWLLLCLVGGHAAIAALKQSVWRDEHAGRMIGAPARSRAG comes from the coding sequence ATGCCGCGTGAGGCGAGGTTCCGCGACACGCCGGCCCGCTACGGCCGGGTGACGCGCGCGCTGCATGCGCTGACCGCCGCGCTCGTCCTGTGGCAGTTCGCGATCGTCGCTTCGTACAAGATCTTCGGCGAGACGCCGTGGCTGAACGCGATCGCGAGGTTCGGCCCGCATGTCTATGTCGGGCTCGCGATCGGCGCCCTGGCGCTCGCCCGGATCGCCTGGGCGTTCGGCGCCGCCGGCCGGCGGCCCAAGCCGGCTTCCGCGCTCGCCGCCGCGACGCATCGGACCATGTACGGGCTCATGCTGGTCGTCCCGTCGATCGCCGTCGTCCGCGTCTGGGCGAAGGGCAAGGGGTGGACCATCATGGGCGTCCAGATTTTCGAGGCGACCGGCGTCGTGGCGACCGGCGTCGTCGCGGTCGTCGACCTGCTGCACGGGCCGCTGTCATGGCTCCTGCTGTGCCTCGTCGGCGGCCATGCGGCGATCGCGGCGCTGAAGCAGAGCGTCTGGCGCGACGAGCATGCCGGCCGCATGATCGGCGCGCCCGCGAGGTCGCGGGCGGGATGA
- a CDS encoding manganese efflux pump — translation MSPFAIVLLAVGMSVDALIASVGRGAAIGRPSFAEAARTGAVFGAVEAVTPLLGWAAGVVASQYVQAVDHWIAFGLLGAVGGRMFFHAATRKIDAPSPARAGSFGVLIATAIGASLDAMAVGVSLAFLHANILVIALSIGCATALMSTGGMLAGRLIGARFGRHAEMAGGLLLVGLGASILFEHLNAA, via the coding sequence ATGTCGCCCTTCGCGATCGTTCTTCTCGCCGTCGGCATGTCCGTCGACGCCCTGATCGCGTCGGTCGGGCGCGGCGCGGCGATCGGACGGCCGAGCTTCGCGGAGGCCGCGCGCACCGGGGCGGTGTTTGGCGCGGTCGAGGCGGTCACGCCGCTGCTCGGCTGGGCGGCTGGCGTCGTCGCGAGCCAGTATGTCCAGGCGGTCGACCACTGGATCGCCTTCGGCCTGCTGGGCGCGGTCGGCGGCCGGATGTTCTTCCACGCGGCGACACGCAAGATCGACGCGCCTTCGCCCGCGCGAGCGGGCTCGTTCGGCGTGCTCATCGCGACAGCGATCGGCGCCAGCCTCGACGCCATGGCGGTTGGCGTGTCGCTCGCCTTCCTGCACGCGAACATCCTCGTGATCGCGCTGTCGATCGGCTGCGCCACCGCGTTGATGTCGACCGGCGGCATGCTGGCCGGGCGCCTGATCGGCGCGCGTTTCGGCCGCCACGCCGAGATGGCCGGCGGTCTGCTGCTGGTCGGGCTCGGCGCGTCGATCCTGTTCGAGCACCTGAATGCCGCGTGA
- the msrA gene encoding peptide-methionine (S)-S-oxide reductase MsrA: MTTTTERAILAGGCFWGMQDLIRRQPGVISTRVGYTGGDVANATYRNHGTHAEGIEIVYDPALTSFRRMLEFFFQIHDPTTKNRQGNDIGLSYRSAIFTLDDEQKRVAEETIADVNASGLWPGEVATEIAPAGPFWEAEPEHQDYLERFPTGYTCHFIRPNWRLPVREEARNAG, translated from the coding sequence ATGACCACGACGACCGAACGCGCGATCCTGGCCGGCGGCTGCTTCTGGGGCATGCAGGACCTGATCCGCAGGCAGCCCGGCGTGATCTCGACGCGCGTCGGCTATACCGGCGGCGACGTCGCGAACGCGACCTACCGCAACCACGGCACGCACGCCGAAGGCATCGAGATCGTCTACGATCCCGCGCTCACCAGCTTCCGGCGGATGCTGGAGTTCTTCTTCCAGATCCACGATCCGACCACGAAGAACCGCCAGGGCAACGACATCGGGCTGAGCTACCGCTCTGCGATCTTCACCCTGGACGACGAGCAGAAGCGCGTCGCCGAGGAGACGATCGCGGACGTGAACGCGTCGGGCCTGTGGCCGGGCGAGGTCGCGACCGAGATCGCGCCCGCGGGTCCGTTCTGGGAGGCGGAGCCCGAGCACCAGGATTATCTTGAGCGTTTCCCGACCGGCTACACCTGCCACTTCATCCGCCCGAACTGGCGCCTGCCGGTTCGCGAAGAGGCGCGGAATGCCGGCTGA
- a CDS encoding DUF4139 domain-containing protein, whose product MLKSRLLAAVSLFAVALATPAFADVTDVTLSSGGLAEIVSAHEVDGDGVIKLEIAADQLDDILKSLVVRDAGGAVGSIRLDGPAQAEETLKRMPFRAEDIASPARLLTALQGVSVRIESGGDAVEGKSLGVSERNGGQNAGAVRTASVLKDDGAVATIALGDGAVVKILDTEMAEKLVEATGAIARTKADGARVVEISLAGAGKRKVAVSYVVPAPLWKTAYRVMSDGSDKARLQAWAIIENATGEDWKNVSMTLQTGAPVTLKQRLLQRYWRQRPEVPVDVEQAIVPELDQGAVEARRPKAQQGRTAMRTLAAPAPAPVAGMADSAAYLEAEPARAAETAETVESDVSASYRLPSPVTLEAGRTLSTPIVDADVPAERVSLWRPGASVHPVAAISIKNDTKATLPPGLITVYDKVAGYVGDARLPATPAGEERMASFATDRQVTVTSDAKPEDKILSVKVVDGVAQIEALSREITDYTVKGAQNGPRTMVIEHSKREGWSLDSADIASETPTAYRLKAKIAAGEVRQVRAVYEIKRLDGFSLAEAGEDDLVRWSSGPADAKTAALLRELAAAKAASAEAERQAEDAGQNAERIGTDQGRLRENMKAVPPQSELGRSYLKKLEASEAAIDAETAARDKAEKRVKELQAQVRAVIARF is encoded by the coding sequence ATGCTGAAATCACGCCTTCTCGCCGCCGTCTCGCTGTTCGCAGTCGCGCTCGCGACGCCGGCATTTGCCGACGTGACCGACGTCACGCTGTCGTCCGGCGGCCTCGCCGAGATCGTCTCCGCCCATGAGGTCGACGGCGACGGCGTCATCAAGCTCGAGATCGCCGCGGACCAGCTCGACGACATCCTGAAGAGCCTCGTGGTGCGCGACGCCGGCGGCGCCGTCGGATCGATCCGGCTCGACGGGCCGGCCCAGGCGGAGGAGACGCTGAAGCGCATGCCGTTCCGCGCCGAGGACATCGCCTCCCCGGCCCGCCTGCTGACGGCGTTGCAAGGCGTATCGGTCCGGATCGAGTCCGGCGGCGACGCGGTCGAGGGCAAGTCGCTCGGCGTCTCCGAGCGCAATGGCGGGCAGAACGCCGGCGCCGTGCGAACCGCCTCCGTGCTGAAGGACGACGGCGCGGTCGCGACCATCGCGCTCGGCGACGGCGCTGTGGTCAAGATCCTCGACACCGAGATGGCGGAAAAGCTCGTCGAGGCGACCGGCGCGATCGCGCGCACCAAGGCGGACGGCGCGCGCGTCGTCGAGATTTCGCTCGCCGGCGCCGGCAAGCGCAAGGTCGCGGTGTCCTATGTGGTCCCCGCGCCCCTTTGGAAGACGGCATACCGCGTCATGTCCGACGGCTCCGACAAGGCCCGGCTGCAGGCCTGGGCCATCATCGAGAACGCCACCGGCGAGGACTGGAAGAACGTCTCCATGACGCTGCAGACGGGCGCGCCGGTGACGCTGAAGCAGCGCCTGTTGCAACGCTATTGGCGCCAGCGCCCGGAGGTGCCGGTCGACGTCGAGCAGGCGATCGTGCCCGAACTCGATCAGGGCGCCGTCGAGGCGCGGCGGCCGAAGGCGCAGCAGGGCCGCACCGCGATGCGCACGCTCGCGGCCCCGGCGCCCGCCCCTGTCGCCGGCATGGCGGATTCCGCCGCCTATCTCGAAGCGGAGCCCGCCCGCGCCGCCGAGACGGCCGAGACCGTGGAAAGCGACGTCTCGGCGAGCTATCGCCTGCCCTCCCCCGTGACGCTGGAGGCCGGCCGCACGCTCTCCACCCCGATCGTCGACGCCGACGTGCCGGCCGAGCGCGTCTCGCTCTGGCGGCCGGGCGCAAGCGTCCACCCGGTCGCGGCGATCTCGATCAAAAACGACACCAAGGCGACGCTGCCGCCGGGGCTCATCACCGTCTACGACAAGGTCGCGGGCTATGTCGGCGACGCCCGCCTGCCCGCGACGCCGGCCGGCGAGGAGCGCATGGCGAGCTTCGCGACCGACCGGCAGGTGACGGTGACGAGCGACGCCAAGCCCGAGGACAAAATCTTGAGCGTCAAGGTCGTGGACGGCGTCGCGCAGATCGAGGCTCTGTCGCGCGAGATCACGGACTACACGGTGAAGGGCGCCCAGAACGGGCCGCGGACGATGGTGATCGAGCACTCGAAGCGCGAGGGCTGGTCGCTCGACAGCGCCGACATCGCAAGCGAGACGCCGACCGCCTATCGCCTGAAAGCGAAGATCGCGGCGGGCGAGGTCCGGCAGGTCAGGGCGGTCTACGAGATCAAGCGCCTCGACGGTTTCTCCCTCGCTGAGGCCGGCGAGGACGACCTCGTGCGCTGGTCGAGCGGGCCGGCCGACGCCAAGACCGCGGCGCTGTTGAGGGAGCTCGCCGCCGCGAAGGCCGCTTCGGCCGAGGCCGAGCGGCAGGCGGAGGACGCGGGCCAGAACGCCGAACGCATCGGGACCGACCAGGGGCGCCTGCGCGAGAACATGAAGGCCGTGCCGCCGCAGAGCGAACTTGGCCGCTCCTATCTCAAGAAGCTGGAGGCGAGCGAAGCCGCGATCGACGCCGAGACCGCCGCGCGCGACAAAGCGGAAAAGCGGGTCAAGGAGCTGCAGGCGCAGGTGCGGGCGGTCATCGCGCGGTTCTGA
- a CDS encoding nitrile hydratase accessory protein — translation MRPPEAPERPFEEPWQAQVFALAVALSEAGVFGWGTWTETLSARIASHPDEAYWLSWLAALEEVSGAAGLVSQGDLAARRDAWDRAAKATPHGRPIALGAG, via the coding sequence TTGCGCCCGCCTGAGGCTCCCGAAAGGCCGTTCGAGGAGCCGTGGCAGGCGCAGGTCTTCGCGCTCGCCGTCGCGCTGTCGGAGGCCGGCGTCTTCGGCTGGGGGACATGGACCGAGACGCTCAGTGCGCGGATCGCCTCGCATCCGGACGAGGCCTACTGGCTGAGCTGGCTCGCCGCGCTGGAGGAGGTTTCAGGCGCGGCAGGTCTCGTCTCGCAAGGGGATCTCGCCGCTCGCCGCGACGCCTGGGACCGCGCCGCGAAGGCGACGCCGCATGGCCGCCCGATCGCGCTTGGGGCGGGCTAG
- the nthB gene encoding nitrile hydratase subunit beta, with the protein MNGAQDLGGRGGFGPVEPEADEPVFHADWERRVLALNVAMGATGAWTIDAFRHARERMTPAKYLASSYYEIWLHGLETLLVERGLATVAELEAGSLSAPPAPVARMLRAADVGLALAKGWPAERPGAEVARHAPGDRVVTRLEIAAGHRRLPDYLRGRPGVVDAVRGRHVLPDSSAHFQGEAPTFLYSVRFAGADVFGAAADPGQEIFADLWETYLAPA; encoded by the coding sequence ATGAACGGCGCGCAGGACCTTGGCGGCCGCGGCGGTTTCGGACCAGTCGAACCCGAAGCCGACGAGCCCGTCTTCCACGCCGACTGGGAGCGGCGCGTGCTGGCGCTCAACGTCGCGATGGGCGCGACCGGCGCCTGGACGATCGACGCCTTCCGGCACGCCCGGGAGCGCATGACGCCGGCTAAGTATCTTGCGTCGAGCTATTACGAGATCTGGCTGCATGGCCTCGAGACTCTGCTCGTCGAGCGCGGCCTTGCGACCGTCGCAGAACTTGAAGCCGGCTCGCTATCGGCCCCGCCCGCGCCCGTCGCCCGCATGCTGCGCGCCGCGGATGTCGGCCTCGCGCTCGCGAAAGGCTGGCCGGCGGAGCGTCCCGGCGCGGAGGTCGCCCGCCATGCGCCCGGCGACCGCGTCGTCACGCGGCTCGAAATCGCCGCAGGGCATAGGCGCCTGCCGGATTATCTCCGCGGCCGGCCGGGCGTCGTCGACGCCGTGCGCGGACGGCACGTGCTGCCGGATTCTTCCGCGCATTTTCAGGGCGAGGCGCCGACCTTTCTCTATTCGGTCCGCTTCGCAGGCGCCGACGTCTTCGGCGCCGCCGCCGATCCGGGACAGGAGATCTTCGCCGACCTCTGGGAGACCTATCTTGCGCCCGCCTGA
- the nthA gene encoding nitrile hydratase subunit alpha has protein sequence MAHDHDHGSELSPVALRVKALESLLVEKGYVDPAALDAIVETYERKIGPRNGARVVARAWSDAAFRARLFADATAAVAELGFGGRGGEHLVALENTPDIHNLVVCTLCSCYPWPVLGLPPVWYKSPPYRARAVSEPRAVLKEFGVELTAETKIRVWDSTAELRYLVVPMRPEGAEALTEDALADLVTRDSMIGAGLPLVPSP, from the coding sequence ATGGCGCACGATCACGATCACGGCTCGGAGCTGTCGCCCGTCGCGCTCCGGGTGAAGGCGCTCGAAAGCCTGCTGGTCGAGAAGGGCTATGTCGACCCGGCGGCGCTCGACGCCATCGTCGAGACCTACGAGCGGAAGATCGGGCCGCGCAACGGCGCCCGCGTCGTCGCCCGCGCCTGGAGCGACGCCGCGTTCCGCGCGCGGCTGTTCGCGGACGCCACTGCGGCCGTGGCGGAGCTCGGCTTCGGCGGCCGGGGCGGCGAGCATCTGGTCGCGCTCGAGAACACGCCCGACATCCATAACCTCGTCGTCTGCACCCTGTGCAGCTGCTATCCGTGGCCGGTGCTGGGTCTGCCCCCGGTCTGGTACAAGTCGCCGCCCTACCGCGCTCGTGCGGTCTCCGAACCCCGCGCAGTGCTGAAGGAGTTCGGCGTCGAGCTGACGGCCGAAACGAAAATCCGCGTCTGGGATTCGACCGCCGAGCTGCGCTACCTCGTCGTGCCGATGCGGCCCGAGGGCGCCGAAGCCCTAACCGAAGACGCGCTCGCCGACCTCGTCACCCGCGACAGCATGATCGGGGCGGGGCTGCCGCTTGTCCCCTCGCCATGA
- a CDS encoding DEAD/DEAH box helicase, with the protein MRALVARGFEDLTAVQTEVASADVARDLLVSAQTGSGKTVAYGLAIGDTLLADAERLERAAEPLALVVAPTRELAMQVERELTWLFEGVGGRIVSCVGGMDPRAERRRLEGGAHIVVGTPGRLRDHIDRRALDLSQLKVVVLDEADEMLDLGFREELEFILEAMPAERRTLLFSATLPDAIVSIARRFQRDAHRIETVSDTRGHADIEHRAIRVMPRQTDAVVVNVLRQQDAAAAIVFCSTREAVRRLHQTLAKRGFSAVLLSGELGQAERNRALEEIREGRARVCVATDVAARGIDLSNVELVIHADLPHDAEVFQHRSGRTGRAGRKGVSVLLAPASRKRKAELLLSDIGANPVWSGPPSAQDIRELDEQRLHEDPAISAPAGEGELEHARALVERMGADAVAVALLRLHRARLPEPEYVQDPGEWAAPRERRAPAVGQGGVAAPFEPREPRRRADFGDSVWFRLAIGRKQNADPKWLLPMLCRRGGVTRNEIGAIRIFDRETKVSIAADAAERFEATALGSEKGDVSITRADGPDASAPAPETRTAERAWSPHPKPEFNKPERVKSGYPKRDRGNVERPNAERPMPERADAAPAFAKHRADRPVHSKPHTAKPWGARPGRAPAGEAAGAPAHGKPFRAKPAHRASGFRPAVKAAKHAAAGSKKK; encoded by the coding sequence ATGCGCGCGCTCGTCGCGCGCGGCTTCGAAGACCTCACCGCCGTCCAGACCGAGGTCGCCTCGGCCGACGTCGCGCGCGACCTGCTCGTCTCGGCCCAGACCGGGTCGGGCAAGACCGTCGCCTACGGCCTCGCCATCGGCGACACGCTGCTAGCCGACGCCGAACGGCTGGAGCGCGCGGCCGAGCCGCTCGCGCTCGTCGTCGCGCCGACGCGCGAGCTCGCCATGCAGGTCGAGCGCGAGCTGACCTGGCTGTTCGAGGGCGTGGGCGGGCGCATCGTCTCCTGCGTCGGCGGCATGGACCCGCGCGCCGAGCGCCGCCGGCTCGAAGGCGGAGCCCATATCGTGGTCGGCACGCCGGGGCGCCTGCGCGACCACATCGACCGCCGCGCGCTCGATCTCTCCCAGCTCAAGGTCGTCGTGCTCGACGAGGCCGACGAGATGCTCGACCTCGGCTTCCGCGAGGAGCTGGAGTTCATCCTCGAGGCCATGCCGGCCGAGCGCCGCACCCTGCTTTTCTCCGCGACGCTGCCCGACGCGATCGTCTCGATCGCCCGCAGGTTCCAGCGCGACGCGCACCGCATCGAGACGGTGAGCGACACGCGCGGCCATGCCGACATCGAGCATCGCGCCATCCGCGTCATGCCGCGCCAGACCGACGCCGTCGTGGTCAACGTGCTGCGCCAGCAGGACGCGGCGGCAGCGATCGTGTTCTGCTCGACCCGCGAGGCGGTGCGCCGCCTGCACCAGACGCTCGCCAAACGCGGTTTTTCGGCCGTGCTGCTCTCCGGCGAACTCGGCCAGGCCGAGCGCAATCGCGCGCTGGAAGAGATCCGCGAGGGGCGCGCGCGTGTCTGCGTCGCGACCGACGTCGCCGCGCGCGGCATCGACCTCTCCAATGTCGAGCTCGTCATCCACGCCGACCTGCCGCACGACGCGGAAGTGTTCCAGCATCGCAGCGGACGCACCGGCCGCGCGGGCCGCAAGGGCGTCAGCGTCCTGCTCGCGCCGGCCTCGCGCAAGCGCAAGGCCGAGCTGCTGCTCTCCGACATCGGCGCGAATCCGGTCTGGAGCGGCCCGCCTTCGGCTCAGGACATCCGCGAACTCGACGAACAGCGCCTGCACGAGGACCCGGCGATCTCCGCGCCGGCAGGCGAGGGCGAGTTGGAGCACGCCCGCGCGTTGGTCGAGCGGATGGGCGCCGACGCCGTCGCGGTCGCGCTGCTGCGGCTCCACCGCGCGCGCCTGCCCGAGCCCGAATATGTCCAGGATCCCGGCGAGTGGGCCGCGCCGCGCGAGCGCCGCGCTCCCGCCGTCGGGCAGGGCGGCGTCGCCGCGCCGTTCGAGCCGCGCGAACCGCGCCGCCGCGCCGATTTCGGCGACAGCGTGTGGTTCCGCCTCGCGATCGGCCGCAAGCAGAACGCCGACCCGAAATGGCTGCTGCCGATGCTCTGCCGCCGCGGCGGCGTGACGCGCAACGAGATCGGCGCGATCCGCATCTTCGACCGCGAGACCAAGGTCTCGATCGCGGCGGACGCCGCGGAGCGCTTCGAGGCCACGGCGCTCGGTTCCGAGAAGGGCGACGTCTCGATCACCCGCGCCGACGGCCCCGACGCCTCGGCGCCGGCGCCCGAGACGCGCACGGCGGAGCGCGCCTGGTCGCCGCATCCCAAACCCGAATTCAACAAGCCGGAGCGCGTGAAATCCGGCTATCCCAAGCGGGACCGGGGAAATGTCGAGCGTCCCAATGCCGAGCGTCCCATGCCCGAGCGCGCCGACGCGGCGCCGGCCTTCGCCAAGCACCGCGCCGACCGCCCGGTCCACTCCAAGCCGCATACGGCGAAGCCGTGGGGCGCGCGTCCGGGCCGGGCTCCCGCGGGCGAAGCCGCCGGCGCGCCGGCCCATGGCAAGCCGTTCCGCGCGAAGCCCGCGCACCGCGCGTCCGGCTTCCGGCCGGCCGTGAAGGCGGCCAAGCACGCCGCGGCGGGTTCGAAGAAGAAGTAG